A single window of Mycobacterium sp. ITM-2016-00318 DNA harbors:
- a CDS encoding nitrilase-related carbon-nitrogen hydrolase, producing MITLTAAAPASLSRTTATNRPSLRVGLVQHRWRPDPTVLTSVLRGAIDRAAGEGARIVFLPEIALLRYPADVPAGPDSGAAAEDLVDGPTFALAADAARANGIFVHASLYEKAQAEDGLGFNTAILVSPSGELVGRTRKLHIPISAGYYEDTYFRAGTADGNPYPVYEPDGLGARIGMPTCWDEWFPEVARNYSLGGAEIVVYPTAIGSEPKFPAFDTRPLWQQVIVANGISSGLFMVVPNRTGDEGALSFYGSSFISDPYGRVLVAAPRDEEAVLVADLDLDQRRDWLELFPFLLTRRPDTYAALTAPVDTERPYGAGHAATAVIK from the coding sequence ATGATCACTCTGACAGCCGCGGCGCCCGCCTCGTTGTCGCGCACCACGGCGACTAATCGCCCGTCCCTACGGGTCGGGTTGGTTCAACACAGGTGGCGGCCGGACCCCACGGTGTTGACGTCGGTCCTGCGTGGCGCGATCGATCGGGCGGCGGGTGAAGGCGCGCGGATCGTCTTCCTGCCCGAGATCGCCCTGCTGCGGTATCCGGCAGATGTTCCAGCAGGCCCCGATTCGGGCGCTGCGGCCGAGGATCTGGTTGACGGCCCGACGTTCGCCCTGGCCGCCGACGCGGCGCGGGCCAACGGAATCTTCGTGCACGCGTCGCTGTACGAGAAGGCGCAGGCCGAGGACGGCCTCGGGTTCAACACCGCCATCCTGGTCTCGCCGTCCGGCGAACTGGTGGGTCGCACCCGCAAACTGCACATCCCGATCTCGGCGGGCTACTACGAGGACACCTACTTCCGGGCCGGGACCGCGGACGGCAACCCATACCCGGTCTACGAGCCCGACGGCCTCGGCGCCCGCATCGGCATGCCGACGTGCTGGGACGAATGGTTCCCCGAAGTCGCCCGCAACTACTCGCTCGGCGGCGCCGAAATCGTCGTCTACCCAACGGCGATCGGCTCGGAGCCGAAATTTCCGGCGTTCGACACCCGCCCGTTGTGGCAGCAGGTGATCGTGGCCAACGGCATAAGCAGCGGGCTCTTCATGGTGGTGCCCAACCGCACCGGCGACGAAGGTGCCCTGTCCTTCTACGGCTCGTCGTTCATCTCCGACCCGTACGGCCGCGTTCTCGTGGCCGCCCCGCGCGACGAGGAGGCCGTGCTCGTCGCCGATCTCGATCTGGACCAGCGCCGCGACTGGCTCGAGCTGTTCCCCTTCCTGTTGACCCGCAGACCGGACACCTATGCCGCCCTGACCGCACCCGTCGACACCGAGCGGCCCTACGGGGCGGGCCACGCCGCGACGGCCGTCATCAAATGA
- a CDS encoding APC family permease, with the protein MSTAPADSTVPPPFAEEGEGHLKRVLGTPSLVLFGLVYMVPLTVFTTYGLVTQMSGGRVPVAYLVTLAAMVFTARSYARMAAAYPVAGSAYTYAQKSFGAPTGFLAGWSLLLDYLFLPMLNYLVIGIYMGAALPGVPTWVWILIAIAVVTILNILGIVSVSWANVVIIGLQFVFIAVFVVMSISSISGSGSVNLMAPLAGDGTVDGISPVFTGAALLCLSFLGFDAVSTLSEEAKDAKRTVPKAIMIATVLSGLIYFVLSYISQLDFPSNQFEDVDSGSLDVMLAAGGQFLNVFFTAAYVAGCIGSALTSQASVSRILFAMGRDGILPRKVFGHVSVRFATPTFAILVVSVISLLALWIDLTVLIALVSFGALVAFSAVNLSVIKHYFFDRSERNVFNNMVLPIIGFALTLWLWTSLPGLALKVGLIWLAIGFVWLLGVTRGFQRPTPVLDLKE; encoded by the coding sequence ATGTCCACTGCGCCAGCGGATTCGACCGTTCCGCCACCGTTCGCCGAGGAGGGGGAAGGCCACCTCAAGCGGGTCCTGGGCACCCCGTCCCTTGTGCTCTTCGGGCTGGTGTACATGGTGCCGCTGACGGTGTTCACCACATACGGCCTTGTGACGCAGATGAGCGGCGGCCGCGTGCCGGTGGCCTATCTGGTGACGCTTGCCGCGATGGTGTTCACCGCCAGATCGTATGCGCGGATGGCCGCGGCGTACCCGGTGGCGGGTTCGGCGTACACGTACGCGCAGAAGTCGTTCGGCGCGCCGACCGGCTTCCTGGCGGGCTGGTCACTGTTGCTGGACTACCTGTTCCTGCCGATGCTCAACTACCTCGTCATCGGCATCTACATGGGGGCCGCGCTGCCCGGCGTTCCGACGTGGGTGTGGATCCTCATCGCGATCGCGGTGGTGACGATCCTCAACATTCTGGGCATCGTGTCGGTGTCGTGGGCCAACGTCGTCATCATCGGATTGCAGTTCGTGTTCATCGCCGTGTTCGTGGTGATGTCGATCTCGTCGATCTCGGGATCCGGCAGCGTCAACCTGATGGCGCCGCTGGCCGGGGATGGCACCGTTGACGGAATCAGCCCCGTCTTCACCGGTGCCGCGCTGCTGTGCCTGTCATTCCTGGGCTTCGATGCGGTCTCCACTCTGTCCGAGGAAGCCAAGGACGCCAAACGCACTGTGCCCAAGGCGATCATGATCGCCACAGTGCTGTCCGGCTTGATCTACTTCGTGCTGTCCTACATCTCGCAGTTGGACTTCCCGTCCAACCAGTTCGAGGACGTCGACTCGGGTTCGCTCGACGTCATGCTCGCTGCGGGTGGGCAGTTCCTCAACGTGTTCTTCACCGCGGCATACGTCGCGGGGTGCATCGGGTCGGCGCTGACGTCGCAGGCATCGGTGTCGCGGATCCTGTTCGCGATGGGCCGGGACGGAATTCTGCCCCGCAAGGTGTTCGGCCATGTATCCGTGCGGTTTGCCACCCCGACTTTCGCGATCCTGGTGGTATCGGTGATCTCACTGCTGGCGCTGTGGATCGATCTCACGGTGCTGATCGCGCTAGTGAGTTTCGGCGCACTGGTGGCCTTCTCGGCGGTCAACCTGTCGGTGATCAAGCACTACTTCTTCGACCGGAGCGAACGCAATGTGTTCAACAACATGGTGCTGCCGATCATCGGCTTCGCGCTGACCCTGTGGCTGTGGACCAGCCTGCCCGGCCTTGCGCTGAAGGTCGGATTGATCTGGCTGGCCATTGGATTCGTCTGGCTGCTCGGGGTGACACGCGGGTTCCAGCGCCCGACGCCGGTGCTCGATTTGAAGGAGTAG
- a CDS encoding amidohydrolase produces MTATIFTGGVIWTGSGPVTDALLVTDGVVRATGDEARSSAEGADEIDLGGGFLMPSFGDGHAHPLYGGLESAGPEVRPCHTVDEIVSAVKDFAMKNPDEDWIVGASYESSMAPDGLFDARWLDAAVPDRPVVLRAWDYHTMWCNSVALERAGITADTQEPVLGEIPRREDGSVLGTLREWGAMDLMNSVMPSHSEDVRVAALATAADYYLARGVTWVQDAWVEPADLDTYIAATGNDALRMRFNLALYADPRYFDSQVTAYADARRRVDDAGSPLLTAQTVKFFADGVVENETGALLAPYCSGLHNHGQRNWEGDSLAEAAARVDEQGLQIHIHAIGDAAVRQALDAISYVVHRNGPRDRRPVIAHAQLVDDADLGRFAELGVIPNMQPLWAQLDALMTVLTVPRLGAQRADKQYRIRSIEESGAPLAFGSDWPVSSGAPFDGIAIAVSRQTEDGEPAGGWTPDEILPIERALSAYTAGVAYQAFAEHGWGRLVPGASADLVWLDRDPRTTAALELPALDIRATYLRGEPAYSATD; encoded by the coding sequence GTGACCGCGACGATCTTCACCGGTGGCGTGATCTGGACCGGCTCGGGTCCCGTGACCGATGCGCTCCTTGTCACCGACGGGGTGGTACGCGCGACCGGCGACGAAGCCAGGTCATCGGCGGAAGGCGCCGACGAGATTGATCTCGGTGGCGGCTTCCTGATGCCGTCGTTCGGCGACGGGCACGCCCATCCGCTGTACGGCGGCCTCGAGTCCGCGGGCCCGGAGGTCCGGCCGTGTCACACCGTCGATGAGATCGTCTCCGCCGTCAAAGACTTCGCGATGAAGAATCCCGACGAAGACTGGATCGTCGGCGCGTCATACGAGAGCAGCATGGCGCCCGACGGACTGTTCGACGCCCGCTGGCTCGACGCCGCGGTGCCCGACCGGCCCGTGGTGCTGCGGGCCTGGGACTACCACACGATGTGGTGCAATTCCGTCGCGCTGGAGCGTGCGGGGATCACAGCGGACACCCAGGAGCCTGTGCTCGGTGAGATCCCCCGCCGCGAGGATGGTTCGGTGCTCGGCACGCTGCGCGAGTGGGGCGCGATGGACCTCATGAACTCGGTGATGCCGTCGCACAGCGAAGATGTCAGGGTGGCGGCGCTTGCCACCGCCGCCGACTACTACCTGGCCCGTGGCGTGACCTGGGTGCAGGACGCGTGGGTCGAGCCGGCCGACCTCGACACCTACATCGCCGCGACCGGAAACGATGCGCTGCGGATGCGGTTCAACCTCGCGTTGTACGCCGACCCGCGCTATTTCGACTCGCAGGTAACGGCTTACGCCGATGCGCGCCGCCGCGTCGACGACGCGGGCTCACCGCTTCTGACCGCCCAGACGGTGAAGTTCTTCGCCGACGGGGTCGTGGAGAACGAGACCGGTGCGCTTCTTGCGCCCTACTGCTCCGGGCTGCACAACCACGGACAACGCAACTGGGAGGGCGACTCGCTGGCCGAGGCGGCCGCCCGTGTCGACGAGCAGGGCCTCCAGATCCACATCCACGCGATCGGCGACGCGGCGGTTCGTCAGGCGTTGGACGCGATCTCCTATGTGGTGCACCGCAACGGCCCCCGAGACCGTCGTCCGGTGATCGCACACGCCCAACTGGTCGACGACGCCGACCTCGGCCGGTTCGCCGAGCTCGGAGTGATTCCGAACATGCAACCGCTGTGGGCACAGCTGGACGCACTGATGACGGTGCTGACGGTACCGCGGCTCGGCGCGCAGCGTGCCGACAAGCAGTACCGGATACGAAGCATCGAAGAGTCCGGCGCCCCTTTGGCTTTCGGTTCGGACTGGCCGGTGTCGTCGGGCGCACCGTTTGACGGCATCGCGATCGCGGTGTCCCGGCAGACCGAAGACGGCGAGCCCGCGGGGGGATGGACCCCGGACGAGATCCTGCCGATCGAGCGGGCGCTGTCGGCGTACACGGCCGGCGTGGCCTATCAGGCGTTCGCCGAACACGGCTGGGGCAGGCTCGTCCCTGGGGCGAGCGCCGATCTGGTCTGGCTGGATCGCGACCCACGTACCACCGCGGCGCTGGAGCTGCCGGCGCTCGACATTCGTGCCACGTATCTGCGCGGCGAGCCGGCCTACTCGGCCACGGATTAA